One Actinospica robiniae DSM 44927 genomic region harbors:
- a CDS encoding glycosyltransferase, whose amino-acid sequence MDVLMLVVSNVAHDARVLREASALADHGHAVHIVGRDVPEGWQPPDGVTLASVSGGSGLKPGGSASPRRRRGPVGVTRAAARWILLPQHRQRVWRAWCEQARTAVGERRFDVVHAHDFNVLLLAAELADRSGAKLVYDSHEWWSGRERHGRPTPFERRRELSDERRIVARADAVLTVSDGIAARLGRWRATPVAVIRNTFPLISAPDEVAQLPERPRGVVYAGRIGAARDIETLLDAASGLGLETLLMGNADREYLPKLRGYTANVRIEPARPVDEVDTVLRRVGISMVTLTDTCENHRLALPNKVFHAVRAGVPVVAADLPELRRLVTAYGIGALYRPGDAASLRAALEAVTADYPGLCDRARRARAELNWDQDAGELVKVYEALAAER is encoded by the coding sequence ACGGCCATGCGGTGCACATCGTCGGCCGCGACGTGCCGGAGGGCTGGCAGCCGCCGGACGGGGTGACGCTCGCCTCGGTCTCCGGCGGCTCCGGGCTCAAGCCCGGCGGCTCCGCGAGCCCGCGGCGGCGACGCGGGCCGGTCGGGGTGACCCGCGCGGCGGCCCGCTGGATCCTGCTTCCGCAGCACCGGCAACGGGTCTGGCGCGCCTGGTGCGAGCAGGCGCGGACCGCGGTCGGCGAGCGCCGTTTCGACGTCGTGCACGCCCATGATTTCAATGTGCTGCTTCTCGCGGCCGAGCTGGCCGACCGGTCCGGGGCGAAGCTGGTGTACGACTCGCACGAATGGTGGTCCGGCCGGGAGCGGCACGGCCGTCCCACCCCGTTCGAACGCCGCCGCGAGCTGAGTGACGAGCGCCGGATCGTGGCCCGCGCGGACGCCGTGCTGACCGTCAGCGACGGCATCGCCGCGCGGCTCGGCCGCTGGCGGGCCACCCCGGTCGCGGTCATACGCAACACCTTCCCGCTGATCAGCGCCCCGGACGAGGTGGCGCAGCTGCCCGAGCGGCCGCGCGGCGTGGTCTACGCCGGGCGCATCGGCGCGGCCCGCGACATCGAGACGCTGCTCGACGCCGCCTCCGGCCTGGGCCTCGAGACCCTGCTGATGGGCAACGCGGACCGGGAGTACCTGCCGAAGCTGCGCGGCTACACGGCGAACGTCCGGATCGAGCCCGCGCGGCCGGTCGACGAGGTCGACACGGTGCTGCGACGCGTCGGGATCTCGATGGTGACGCTGACCGACACCTGCGAGAACCACCGGTTGGCCCTGCCGAACAAGGTCTTCCACGCCGTGCGGGCCGGCGTCCCGGTCGTCGCCGCCGACCTGCCGGAGCTGCGCCGCCTCGTCACCGCGTACGGCATCGGCGCGCTCTACCGGCCCGGCGACGCGGCATCGCTGCGGGCGGCGCTGGAGGCGGTCACGGCCGACTACCCCGGTCTGTGCGACCGGGCGCGGCGGGCGCGGGCCGAGCTCAACTGGGATCAGGACGCGGGGGAACTCGTGAAGGTGTACGAGGCTCTGGCGGCCGAACGATGA
- a CDS encoding glycosyltransferase, translated as MTVPPQRAAEPRRPRVAMLVANGVKGDSRVQKIAWSMAAAGWDVTLVGRAPGAEPERYRLGAAEVLLVPVPKTVSAYEGVRLRGGSRAAALRPAYRAARAELAGRDAEAGRRKRSQGAAAARAFLAERPGLDALLARSGRGPLGGGAHKAVGTVLGGVDRYGGWRWFNPWFADLELALGPVVRELDPDLIHAHDFHMVGIGARLAATLSTPARPIRWVYDAHEYLRGIEVPSRSDVRLRMRRRMLVGVESEYIGRADAVVTVSEGIARRLAEDHGLDHRPGVILNAPVIGSGAAVGSGAAAAAPADGTDNRPEHAGGEADPGASAARSLRADCGIGGGVPLLLYSGGMSPRRGVATAIEALVRLPEAHLALIARTDDPDIPALIQLADRLDVSARLHVVPYVPVDQVVPYISSATLGLIPILHLPNHELSLITKYFEYLHACLPIVTSDVREMAAQTRRLGVGEVFTAGDDADLAAAVTRVLEDPARYRAVYAGPTDPRPASSWAGQAARLDTLYRSLLGVEPGPARDPGALELRPMGEGTGVRAAF; from the coding sequence ATGACCGTCCCGCCGCAGCGCGCCGCCGAGCCGCGTCGCCCGCGGGTGGCCATGCTCGTGGCCAACGGCGTCAAGGGTGACTCGCGGGTGCAGAAGATCGCCTGGTCGATGGCCGCCGCGGGCTGGGACGTGACCCTGGTCGGCCGGGCCCCGGGCGCCGAACCCGAGCGCTACCGCCTCGGCGCGGCCGAAGTGCTGCTCGTCCCCGTGCCGAAGACCGTATCAGCCTACGAAGGTGTCCGGCTGCGCGGCGGGAGCCGGGCGGCCGCGCTGCGTCCGGCGTACCGCGCGGCGCGGGCGGAACTGGCCGGGCGCGACGCCGAGGCCGGACGGCGGAAGCGCTCCCAGGGCGCGGCGGCCGCGCGCGCGTTTCTCGCCGAGCGCCCCGGCCTCGACGCGCTGCTGGCGCGGTCCGGCCGCGGACCGCTCGGCGGCGGCGCGCACAAGGCGGTGGGCACGGTGCTCGGCGGGGTCGATCGCTACGGCGGCTGGCGCTGGTTCAACCCCTGGTTCGCAGACCTCGAACTCGCGCTCGGGCCGGTCGTGCGCGAGCTGGACCCGGACCTGATCCACGCACACGACTTCCACATGGTCGGCATCGGCGCGCGCCTCGCCGCGACGCTGAGCACGCCGGCGCGCCCGATCCGGTGGGTGTACGACGCGCACGAGTACCTGCGCGGCATCGAGGTGCCGAGCCGCTCCGACGTGCGGCTGCGGATGCGCCGGCGGATGCTCGTCGGGGTGGAGAGCGAGTACATCGGCCGCGCCGACGCGGTGGTGACGGTCTCGGAGGGCATCGCCCGACGGCTGGCCGAGGACCACGGGCTGGACCACCGGCCCGGCGTGATCCTGAACGCGCCGGTGATCGGCTCGGGCGCCGCCGTGGGCAGCGGCGCGGCCGCCGCCGCCCCGGCCGACGGCACGGATAACAGGCCCGAGCACGCCGGAGGCGAAGCCGACCCCGGCGCGTCCGCGGCCCGTTCCCTCCGCGCGGACTGCGGCATCGGCGGCGGCGTCCCGCTGCTGCTCTACAGCGGCGGCATGTCTCCTCGGCGCGGCGTCGCCACGGCGATCGAGGCGCTGGTCCGGCTGCCCGAGGCGCACCTGGCCCTGATCGCGCGTACCGACGACCCTGATATTCCTGCACTGATCCAGCTCGCCGATCGGCTCGACGTCTCCGCGCGCCTGCATGTCGTGCCTTACGTCCCGGTCGACCAGGTCGTGCCTTATATCAGTTCTGCGACGCTCGGCCTGATCCCCATCCTGCATCTGCCGAACCACGAACTCTCGCTCATCACCAAGTACTTCGAGTACTTACACGCCTGTCTGCCGATCGTCACCAGCGACGTGCGCGAGATGGCAGCGCAGACGCGCCGCCTCGGCGTCGGCGAGGTCTTCACCGCGGGCGACGACGCGGACCTGGCCGCCGCCGTGACGCGTGTGCTGGAGGACCCCGCCCGCTACCGCGCCGTCTACGCCGGCCCGACCGACCCCCGCCCCGCTTCCAGTTGGGCCGGGCAGGCCGCCCGCCTCGACACGCTCTACCGCTCGCTGCTCGGCGTCGAGCCTGGCCCGGCGCGCGATCCGGGCGCGCTCGAGCTTCGGCCGATGGGTGAGGGCACCGGGGTCCGCGCTGCCTTCTAG
- a CDS encoding NAD(P)-dependent alcohol dehydrogenase, with protein MKAVQYRAVGAEPEVVDVPEPEPGPGQILLKVSAAGVCHSDVAVMSWPAEQLYFPLPRTLGHEGAGTVAALGAGVSGLEIGESVAVYGPWGCGLCLNCAQGKENYCLEAQKLGIFPPGLGAPGAIAEYMVVDDKRHLLPLGDLDPVTTVPLTDAGLTPYHAIKSALPRLLPGSTAVVIGAGGLGHVAIQLLRALTPARVVALDVNGEKLKLAAEVGAHETLLSDSRAAQEVKAMTGGRGANAVFDFVGAAPTVATATACAGMESDVVIVGIGGGAATVGFGATPYDCAVRAPYWGSRAELIEVFELARNGAVDVHVELFGIDETPEAYRRLHAGKINGRAVILPNG; from the coding sequence ATGAAAGCCGTCCAGTACCGCGCCGTCGGAGCCGAGCCCGAAGTCGTCGACGTGCCGGAGCCCGAGCCGGGCCCCGGGCAGATTCTTCTGAAGGTCAGCGCGGCCGGTGTGTGCCACTCCGACGTCGCCGTGATGTCGTGGCCGGCTGAGCAGCTCTACTTCCCGCTGCCGCGCACGCTCGGGCACGAGGGCGCGGGAACGGTGGCGGCGCTCGGCGCCGGCGTGTCCGGGCTCGAGATCGGCGAGTCGGTGGCGGTGTACGGGCCGTGGGGTTGCGGGCTGTGCCTGAACTGCGCGCAGGGCAAGGAGAACTACTGCCTGGAGGCGCAGAAGCTCGGCATCTTCCCGCCCGGGCTCGGCGCGCCCGGCGCGATCGCCGAGTACATGGTGGTGGACGACAAACGGCACCTGTTGCCGCTGGGCGACCTCGACCCGGTGACCACGGTGCCGCTCACCGACGCCGGCCTGACGCCGTACCACGCGATCAAGAGCGCGCTGCCGCGTCTGCTGCCCGGCAGCACGGCCGTCGTGATCGGCGCCGGCGGTCTCGGCCACGTCGCGATCCAGCTGCTGCGGGCACTGACCCCGGCACGCGTGGTGGCGCTGGATGTCAACGGGGAGAAGCTGAAGCTCGCCGCCGAGGTCGGCGCACACGAGACGCTGCTCTCGGATTCGCGTGCGGCACAGGAGGTGAAGGCGATGACCGGCGGACGCGGCGCGAACGCAGTGTTCGACTTCGTCGGCGCAGCCCCGACCGTCGCCACCGCGACGGCGTGCGCGGGGATGGAGTCGGACGTGGTGATCGTCGGCATCGGCGGCGGCGCGGCGACCGTGGGCTTCGGCGCCACCCCGTACGACTGCGCGGTCCGCGCGCCGTACTGGGGCAGCCGGGCCGAGCTGATCGAAGTGTTCGAACTCGCCCGCAACGGGGCCGTCGACGTGCACGTCGAACTCTTCGGCATCGACGAGACACCGGAGGCGTACCGCCGCCTGCACGCCGGGAAGATCAACGGGCGCGCGGTGATCCTGCCCAACGGCTAG
- the wecB gene encoding non-hydrolyzing UDP-N-acetylglucosamine 2-epimerase: protein MRIVSVVGARPQFVKLAPIAGAVAAAGHEHVIVHTGQHYDRDLSEVFFSGLGIPEPDEHLAVGSGGHGVQTAAMLAGLEPVLERYRPDWVLVYGDTNSTIAGALCAVKLHLPVAHLEAGLRSFNRRMPEEHNRVLTDHASDLLLAPTPQAVAHLEHEGLGGRTVLVGDVMADACLRARETGRAAGGGAAFAGIEVPGPYLLATIHRAENTDDPERLSAIVDALADLPMPVVLLAHPRLRAKAEEHGIDLVRGALRPSTPLPYAQMIAALDGAAGVVTDSGGLQKEAYLLSRPCTTVRTETEWPETLVDGWNVLTEPAAADFAALATRPAPAVPVGTPFGDGRTAERVISELAGRVR, encoded by the coding sequence GTGAGGATAGTCAGCGTCGTCGGAGCGCGACCCCAGTTCGTGAAACTCGCCCCGATCGCCGGGGCCGTGGCGGCCGCCGGCCACGAGCACGTCATCGTGCACACCGGGCAGCACTACGACCGGGACCTGTCCGAGGTGTTCTTCTCCGGGCTCGGCATCCCCGAGCCGGACGAGCACCTGGCGGTGGGCTCGGGCGGGCACGGCGTGCAGACCGCCGCGATGCTCGCGGGCCTGGAGCCGGTGCTGGAGCGCTACCGGCCGGACTGGGTGCTGGTCTACGGCGACACCAACTCGACCATCGCCGGCGCGCTGTGCGCGGTGAAGCTGCATCTGCCGGTCGCGCACCTGGAGGCGGGGCTGCGCTCGTTCAACCGGCGGATGCCGGAGGAGCACAACCGGGTGCTGACCGACCACGCCTCCGACCTGCTGCTGGCCCCGACCCCGCAGGCGGTGGCCCACCTCGAGCACGAGGGCCTGGGCGGGCGGACGGTGCTGGTGGGCGATGTGATGGCGGACGCGTGCCTGCGGGCGCGCGAGACCGGGCGGGCGGCGGGCGGCGGCGCGGCCTTCGCCGGGATCGAGGTGCCGGGCCCGTATCTGCTGGCCACGATCCACCGGGCGGAGAACACCGACGACCCCGAGCGCCTGTCCGCGATCGTCGACGCGCTCGCCGACCTGCCGATGCCGGTCGTGCTGCTGGCCCATCCGCGGCTGCGCGCCAAGGCCGAGGAGCACGGCATCGACCTGGTCCGCGGCGCGCTGCGGCCGAGCACGCCGCTGCCGTACGCGCAGATGATCGCCGCGCTCGACGGCGCGGCCGGAGTGGTGACCGACTCGGGCGGACTGCAGAAGGAGGCGTACCTGCTCAGCCGGCCGTGCACCACCGTGCGCACCGAGACGGAGTGGCCGGAGACCTTGGTCGACGGCTGGAACGTGCTGACCGAGCCGGCCGCCGCCGACTTCGCCGCGCTGGCCACCCGGCCCGCCCCCGCCGTGCCGGTCGGCACTCCGTTCGGCGACGGCCGCACGGCCGAACGGGTGATCTCCGAACTGGCCGGACGCGTGCGCTGA
- a CDS encoding glycosyltransferase: MKDRTSNSRPPRILYLAFFFPPSRSSGVYRARATAEQFAAAGWDVTVHTAPREFYTKYIGSVDESLEAGLDPRIEVSRPGMGYFRWREVREYGRFRANMPVLANVGYNYLQRHFFPEHYASWIPHVVARALRQHARKRFDLILATGNPFASFAAASWLHRLTGVPYALDYRDSWTLDLFSEQDKYPAGHPAWAWERRAIEGAAVTAFVNEGLRAWHAERYPAAADRMMVVPNGWEPEILGRAKYPGPAVGRPLRFGYIGTLTESQPLSTLFDGWRAAKAHPELADATLDLYGHLGFYKETAHKMVARIPADAGLGVSHRGPLSKTEVGQTYQSLDVLVFLAAGAKYVTSGKIFEYMATGKPIVSVHAPGIAATDVLEGDPLWYGIDRLDPQSVANAMVAAAKTARDLTEPEFDAALDHAERYTRANTLGPFEQRLREVVEQRSGR; this comes from the coding sequence ATGAAAGACCGTACATCCAACTCCCGACCGCCCCGGATTCTGTACCTGGCTTTTTTCTTCCCGCCGAGCCGGTCCAGCGGGGTTTACCGGGCACGCGCCACCGCGGAGCAGTTCGCCGCGGCGGGCTGGGATGTCACCGTGCACACCGCCCCGCGCGAGTTCTACACCAAGTACATCGGCAGCGTCGACGAATCGCTGGAAGCCGGGCTGGACCCGCGTATCGAGGTATCCCGGCCGGGCATGGGCTATTTCCGCTGGCGTGAAGTCCGGGAGTACGGGCGGTTTCGCGCGAACATGCCGGTGCTGGCGAATGTCGGCTACAACTACCTGCAACGTCATTTCTTCCCGGAGCACTACGCCTCCTGGATTCCGCACGTGGTCGCCCGCGCCCTGCGGCAGCACGCGCGCAAGCGGTTCGACCTGATCCTGGCCACCGGCAACCCCTTCGCCTCCTTCGCCGCGGCCTCCTGGCTGCATCGGCTGACCGGTGTGCCGTACGCGCTGGACTATCGCGACTCCTGGACGCTCGACCTGTTCTCCGAGCAGGACAAGTACCCGGCCGGGCACCCGGCCTGGGCCTGGGAACGGCGCGCCATCGAGGGCGCCGCCGTCACCGCGTTCGTCAACGAGGGGCTGCGCGCCTGGCACGCCGAGCGCTACCCGGCCGCCGCGGACCGCATGATGGTGGTGCCCAACGGCTGGGAGCCGGAGATCCTCGGCCGGGCGAAGTACCCCGGCCCGGCGGTGGGACGTCCGCTGCGCTTCGGCTACATCGGCACCCTGACCGAGTCGCAGCCGCTCTCCACCCTGTTCGACGGCTGGCGCGCGGCCAAGGCCCATCCGGAGCTCGCCGACGCGACCCTCGACCTGTACGGCCACCTCGGCTTCTACAAGGAGACGGCCCACAAGATGGTCGCCCGGATCCCGGCCGACGCCGGCCTCGGGGTCAGCCACCGCGGGCCGCTCTCGAAGACCGAGGTCGGCCAGACGTATCAGAGCCTGGACGTGCTCGTCTTCCTCGCCGCCGGGGCCAAGTACGTCACCTCCGGCAAGATCTTCGAATACATGGCCACCGGCAAGCCGATCGTCTCCGTGCACGCCCCGGGGATCGCGGCCACGGACGTGCTCGAGGGCGACCCGCTCTGGTACGGCATCGACCGGCTCGACCCGCAGAGCGTGGCCAACGCGATGGTCGCCGCGGCCAAGACCGCCCGGGACCTGACCGAGCCCGAGTTCGACGCGGCCCTCGACCACGCCGAGCGTTACACCCGCGCCAACACCCTCGGGCCGTTCGAGCAGCGGCTGCGCGAAGTCGTCGAGCAGAGGTCGGGCCGATGA
- a CDS encoding glycosyltransferase, with protein sequence MTGTTLAVTTPWHPTVQRPFAGSFVQVSTAAVTGLFDRVDLYDTEDWTGPADPVAARAVRKAYAALTTGPAKRVEHRSRLSDAGYWVTDIPVPVTPRRDYADWAHSHESALRAVLPDGFSADVVHGHVGIYGGWLALRFARPDARIVVTEHASFLGKILRQPRSRALYAQVIERADAFLAVSRVLRDQLAAEFPAHTAKLHVVPNAVDIAAMPVRPEPVKALHRWLYVGNMAATKGVPELVEAFAIAAEDEPELRLTLLGSGVLIEPMRARVKELGLADRVAFHDAVPPQRVFEFMHAHDLLVHASKSETFGMTTVEAVGTGMPVLVTACGGPQETLAGLDGVAGLLIDVSDDPRVIVDGYRRLAGQADRLDPHRARAELLARYGSAAVAGRLAEIYGVAAPAAAGAGATEYGPAREHE encoded by the coding sequence ATGACCGGGACCACGCTCGCCGTGACGACGCCGTGGCACCCGACCGTGCAGCGTCCGTTCGCCGGATCGTTCGTGCAGGTCAGCACCGCCGCGGTGACCGGCCTCTTCGACCGGGTCGACCTCTACGACACCGAGGACTGGACCGGCCCCGCGGACCCGGTCGCGGCCCGCGCCGTGCGCAAGGCCTACGCGGCGCTGACCACCGGCCCGGCCAAGCGGGTGGAGCACCGCTCCCGGCTGAGCGACGCAGGGTACTGGGTCACCGACATCCCGGTGCCGGTCACCCCGCGCCGCGACTACGCCGACTGGGCCCACTCGCACGAGTCCGCGCTGCGGGCCGTGCTGCCCGACGGATTCTCGGCCGACGTCGTGCACGGGCACGTGGGCATCTACGGGGGCTGGCTCGCCCTGCGCTTCGCCCGCCCGGACGCGCGCATCGTGGTCACCGAGCACGCCTCCTTCCTCGGCAAGATCCTGCGCCAGCCGCGCTCGCGCGCCCTGTACGCGCAGGTGATCGAGCGCGCGGACGCCTTCCTGGCCGTCAGCCGGGTGCTGCGCGACCAGCTCGCGGCCGAGTTCCCGGCGCACACGGCCAAGCTGCACGTCGTGCCCAACGCGGTGGACATCGCCGCGATGCCGGTGCGCCCCGAGCCGGTCAAGGCTCTGCATCGCTGGCTGTACGTGGGCAACATGGCCGCGACCAAGGGCGTGCCGGAACTGGTCGAGGCCTTCGCGATCGCGGCCGAGGACGAGCCGGAGCTGCGCCTGACGCTGCTCGGCTCCGGAGTCCTGATCGAGCCGATGCGCGCCCGGGTGAAGGAACTCGGGCTCGCGGACCGCGTGGCCTTCCACGACGCGGTGCCGCCGCAGCGCGTGTTCGAGTTCATGCACGCGCACGATCTGCTGGTGCACGCGAGCAAGTCGGAGACCTTCGGCATGACCACGGTCGAGGCCGTCGGCACCGGCATGCCGGTGCTGGTGACCGCCTGCGGCGGCCCGCAGGAGACCCTCGCCGGGCTCGACGGGGTGGCCGGGCTGCTCATCGACGTCAGCGACGACCCGCGCGTCATCGTCGACGGATACCGCCGGCTGGCCGGGCAGGCCGATCGGCTCGACCCGCACCGCGCCCGCGCCGAACTGCTCGCGCGCTACGGCTCCGCCGCGGTGGCCGGCCGGCTGGCCGAGATCTACGGGGTCGCAGCGCCGGCGGCCGCCGGCGCGGGAGCCACTGAGTACGGACCGGCGAGGGAGCACGAATGA
- a CDS encoding ABC transporter permease, which yields MPETISPPRAAAVPPTEHHVFRSRRSGVPRLRTYFPELWARREFVYELARCTLRGQNYTNVFGQLWLVLNPLLMGLVYFVLADILSNGQHPPNYFSMLLAGLFVYTFFASMLSQSAGSIIGSSRLILNSRLPRMVLPITQMVIAFMRFLPCMLVFLVVHQLQHLHWGVAALYAIPAFLEVLVFGAGLGLICATLQVYFRDFSNFLPYVTRIWMFMSPVLWELQTQLDKHDLKAHVIAVNPLAPMIGSWGDALVYNLRPETSWLLEGAGWAVAALVVGTLVFIRREREFSVRL from the coding sequence ATGCCTGAGACCATCTCCCCGCCGCGGGCCGCCGCCGTGCCCCCGACCGAACACCACGTGTTCCGGTCCCGCCGCTCCGGCGTGCCCCGGCTCCGCACCTACTTCCCCGAGCTGTGGGCGCGCCGCGAGTTCGTCTACGAACTCGCCCGCTGCACCCTGCGCGGGCAGAACTACACGAACGTGTTCGGCCAGCTCTGGCTGGTGCTCAACCCGCTGCTGATGGGCCTGGTCTACTTCGTCCTGGCCGACATCCTGAGCAACGGCCAGCACCCCCCGAACTACTTCTCCATGCTGCTGGCGGGCCTGTTCGTCTACACCTTCTTCGCCAGCATGCTCAGCCAGTCGGCCGGCTCGATCATCGGCAGCAGCAGGCTGATCCTCAACAGCCGGCTGCCGCGGATGGTGCTGCCGATCACCCAGATGGTGATCGCCTTCATGCGCTTCCTGCCGTGCATGCTGGTCTTCCTGGTCGTCCACCAGCTCCAGCACCTGCACTGGGGGGTGGCCGCGCTCTACGCGATCCCCGCGTTCCTCGAGGTCCTGGTGTTCGGCGCCGGCCTCGGTCTGATCTGCGCCACCCTGCAGGTCTACTTCCGTGACTTCTCCAACTTCCTGCCCTACGTCACCCGGATCTGGATGTTCATGTCCCCGGTGCTGTGGGAGCTGCAGACCCAGCTGGACAAGCACGACCTCAAGGCCCATGTCATCGCGGTCAACCCGCTCGCGCCGATGATCGGCTCCTGGGGCGACGCCCTGGTCTACAACCTCAGGCCGGAGACCTCCTGGCTGCTCGAAGGCGCCGGCTGGGCCGTCGCCGCACTCGTCGTCGGCACGCTCGTCTTCATCAGAAGGGAACGTGAGTTCTCTGTCCGCCTCTGA
- a CDS encoding ABC transporter ATP-binding protein, which translates to MSSLSASDLTTAPAATTRPAAGPADAELDDDYRLAIRIKDVKVDYRTIVNPRANTLRHTVTNFGKKSKDRRVRMVHAVRGVTLDIEHGKVLGVIGANGAGKSTLMRAIAGILPPSSGEIVVNGRISTLLALGVGFNGQLSGRDNVVLGSLAAGLSRRQVDERFQQITEWAELEGAIDLPMKAYSSGQYGRLAFAVSTHLEPDVLLVDEALSTGDAHFRRKSYDKMQELVGQARTIIIVSHGLAAIKEMCDDCVWMHQGEIVRQGSPDEVTEEYLEFQGVPRPKKSENASDETADDEIDPLDDAMSMEDI; encoded by the coding sequence GTGAGTTCTCTGTCCGCCTCTGACCTCACCACCGCGCCCGCCGCCACCACCCGCCCCGCCGCGGGCCCCGCGGACGCCGAGCTCGACGACGACTACCGGCTCGCCATCCGGATCAAGGACGTCAAGGTCGACTACCGCACCATCGTGAACCCGCGGGCCAACACATTGCGGCACACGGTGACCAACTTCGGCAAGAAGAGCAAGGACCGCCGGGTCCGGATGGTGCACGCCGTACGCGGGGTCACCCTCGACATCGAGCACGGCAAGGTGCTCGGCGTCATCGGCGCGAACGGCGCCGGCAAGTCCACGCTCATGCGCGCCATCGCCGGCATCCTGCCGCCGAGCTCGGGCGAGATCGTGGTCAACGGGCGCATCAGCACCCTGCTGGCGCTCGGCGTCGGCTTCAACGGTCAGCTCTCCGGCCGGGACAACGTCGTGCTCGGCTCGCTCGCGGCCGGCCTGAGCCGGCGCCAGGTGGACGAGCGGTTCCAGCAGATCACCGAGTGGGCCGAGCTCGAGGGCGCGATCGACCTGCCGATGAAGGCGTACTCCTCCGGCCAGTACGGCCGGCTCGCCTTCGCCGTCTCCACCCACCTGGAGCCGGACGTGCTGCTGGTCGACGAGGCGCTGTCCACCGGCGACGCGCACTTCCGGCGCAAGTCCTACGACAAGATGCAGGAGCTCGTCGGCCAGGCCCGCACCATCATCATCGTCAGCCACGGCCTCGCCGCCATCAAGGAGATGTGCGACGACTGCGTCTGGATGCACCAGGGCGAGATCGTGCGGCAGGGCAGCCCGGACGAGGTCACCGAGGAGTACCTCGAGTTCCAGGGAGTGCCGCGGCCGAAGAAGTCCGAGAACGCCTCGGACGAGACCGCCGACGACGAGATCGATCCGCTCGACGACGCCATGTCGATGGAGGACATCTGA
- a CDS encoding glycosyltransferase: protein MRPDADVTILSSGHDVADARLHRHCAALRRAGLSVEVIARGRAEDAPAGSAFRPAASRGIAGRGVQALLLPGRAHGRVVVTLDPDLIPAARLHRVFSRRRLAVDMHEDYLALLDDRAWAKGARGTVARIWARTAVSLSRGADLTVVADQHVPPNRAERRLVVRNLPDLSLLPKRGGLDERPRALYVGDVRESRGLFDMLRALELAPDWELDVVGPVAARDRDRLAEWESASAAAGRVRLHGRMPPEAAWRLARGAWVGMSLLHSTPAFESAIPSKIYEYLACGMPVLTSPIRRAAELVEKAGAGAVAISAEEAGATLQAWSGEGRAEFDLLREAARSWAEHDLDAVNPHDRFAAAVAELVAQTRGSAASSTAVAGVR, encoded by the coding sequence ATGCGCCCTGACGCGGACGTGACCATCCTCAGCTCCGGCCACGACGTGGCCGACGCCCGGCTGCACCGGCATTGCGCCGCCCTGCGCCGGGCCGGGCTGAGCGTCGAGGTGATCGCCCGCGGCCGGGCCGAGGACGCCCCGGCCGGCTCCGCGTTCCGGCCGGCCGCCTCGCGCGGCATAGCCGGGCGCGGCGTGCAGGCGCTGCTGCTGCCCGGCCGGGCCCACGGCCGGGTCGTGGTGACCCTCGATCCCGACCTGATCCCCGCCGCCCGGCTGCACCGCGTCTTCTCGCGCCGCCGCCTGGCCGTGGACATGCACGAGGACTACCTCGCCCTGCTCGACGACCGGGCCTGGGCGAAGGGCGCGCGCGGCACGGTGGCCCGGATCTGGGCCCGCACCGCCGTCTCGCTCAGCCGCGGCGCCGACCTGACCGTGGTGGCCGACCAGCACGTGCCGCCGAACAGGGCGGAGCGGCGGCTGGTCGTGCGCAACCTGCCGGATCTCAGTCTCCTGCCGAAGCGCGGCGGCCTGGACGAGCGTCCCCGGGCGCTGTACGTGGGCGACGTGCGCGAGAGCCGCGGCCTGTTCGACATGCTGCGCGCGCTCGAACTCGCCCCGGACTGGGAGCTGGACGTGGTCGGCCCGGTGGCCGCCCGGGACCGGGACCGGCTGGCCGAGTGGGAGTCCGCCTCGGCGGCGGCCGGCCGGGTGCGGCTGCACGGCCGGATGCCTCCGGAGGCGGCCTGGCGGCTGGCCCGCGGCGCCTGGGTCGGGATGTCGCTGCTGCACAGCACGCCCGCGTTCGAAAGCGCCATCCCGTCGAAGATCTACGAGTACCTGGCCTGCGGCATGCCGGTGCTCACCAGCCCGATACGCCGCGCCGCCGAACTGGTCGAGAAGGCCGGCGCGGGCGCGGTGGCGATCAGTGCCGAGGAGGCCGGCGCGACGCTGCAAGCCTGGTCCGGCGAGGGCCGGGCCGAGTTCGACCTCTTGCGCGAGGCCGCGCGCAGCTGGGCCGAGCACGACCTGGACGCGGTCAACCCGCACGACCGGTTCGCCGCCGCCGTCGCCGAGCTGGTCGCCCAGACCCGCGGCAGCGCCGCGTCCTCCACGGCCGTGGCGGGTGTCCGGTGA